One window of the Sebastes umbrosus isolate fSebUmb1 chromosome 1, fSebUmb1.pri, whole genome shotgun sequence genome contains the following:
- the LOC119487095 gene encoding LOW QUALITY PROTEIN: tripartite motif-containing protein 16-like (The sequence of the model RefSeq protein was modified relative to this genomic sequence to represent the inferred CDS: deleted 1 base in 1 codon), protein MAQKGFRLDQEAISCSICLDLLKDLVTTSCGHSYCMNCIKSFWDGEDEKKIYSCPQCRQTFTPRPVLLKNTMLADLVEELTKTGLQAAPADHCYAGPEDVACDVCTGRKLKAFKSCLVCLASYCEKHLQPHYDSAPFKKHKLVEPSKKLQENICSRHDEVMKMFCRTDQQCICYLCSVDEHKGHDTVSAAAERTERQRELEVSRLNIQQRIQDREKDVKLLQQEVEAVNRSADKAVEDSEKIFTELIRLMEKRSCDVKQQVRSQQKSEVSRVKELQEKLEQEITELKRRDAEMKLLSHTEDHNQFLLNYPSLSPLTESTSSINIRPLSYFEDVTAAVSEVRDKLQDVLREKWTNVSQTVTEVDVLLSQPEPKTRAGFLQYSREITLDPNTANTWLLLSEGNRKATLMKQHQSYSSHPDRFTACYQVLSRESLTGRCYWEVERRGGVNVAVTYKSSRRAGGGVNECYFGFNDKSWALVCYQNSYSFRYNSIKTPVSGPPSSRVGVYLDHSAGILSFYSVSETMTLLHRVQTTFTEPLYAGLWLYYSYDVTAELCKLK, encoded by the exons atggcgcagaaagGATTTCGTCTGGACCAGGAAGCAATCTCTTGttcgatctgtctggatctactgaaggatctggtgactacttcctgtggacacagctactgcatgaactgtattaaaagcttctgggatggagaggatgagaagaagatctacagctgccctcagtgtaggcagaccttcacaccgaggcctgtcctgctgaaaaacaccatgttagcagatttagtggaggaactgacgaagactggactccaagctgctcctgctgatcactgctatgctggacctgaagatgtggcctgtgatgtctgcactgggaggaaactgaaagccttcaagtcctgtctggtgtgtctagcctcttactgtgagaaacacctccagcctcattatgactcagctccgttcaagaaacacaagctggtggagccctccaagaagctccaggagaacatctgctctcgtcacgacgaggtgatgaagatgttctgtcgtactgatcagcagtgtatctgttatctctgctctgtggatgaacataaaggccacgacaccgtctcagctgcagcagaaaggaccgagaggcagagagagctggaggtgagtcgactcaacatccagcagaggatccaggacagagagaaagatgtgaagctgctccaacaggaggtggaggccgtcaatcgctctgctgataaagcagtggaggacagtgagaagatcttcaccgagctgatccgtctcatggagaaaagaagctgtgatgtgaagcagcaggtcagatcccagcagaaaagtgaagtgagtcgagtcaaagagcttcaggagaagctggagcaggagatcactgagctgaagaggagagacgctgagatgaagctgctgtcacacacagaggatcacaacCAGTTTCTTCTTaactacccctcactgtcaccactcactgaatctacatccagcatcaatatccgtcctctgagctactttgaggacgtgacggcggctgtgtcagaagtcagagataaactacaggacgttctgagagagaaatggacaaacgtctcacagacagtgactgaagtggatgttttactgtcacaaccagagcccaagaccagagctggattcttacaatattcacgagaaatcacactggatccaaacacagcaaacacatggctgttattatctgaggggaacagaaaagcaacattaatgAAACAACATCAGTCTTATtctagtcacccagacagattcactgcATGTTatcaggtcctgagtagagagagtctgactggacgttgttactgggaggtggagaggagagggggagttAATGTAGCAGTCACATACAAGAGTAGCAGGAgagcaggggggggg gtgaatgAATGTTACTTTGGATTCAATGATAAATCTTGGGCGTTAGTTTGTTACCAAAACAGTTATAGCTTTCGGTACAACAGTATCAAAAcccccgtctcaggtcctccgtcctccagagtaggagtgtacctggatcacagtgcaggtattctgtccttctacagcgtctctgaaaccatgactctcctccacagagtccagaccacattcactgagcctctctatgctggactttgGCTTTATTACAGTTATGATGTcactgctgagttgtgtaaactgaaatag